From the Brassica napus cultivar Da-Ae chromosome A8, Da-Ae, whole genome shotgun sequence genome, one window contains:
- the LOC106362381 gene encoding 2,3-bisphosphoglycerate-independent phosphoglycerate mutase 1 yields the protein MASNSAWKLDDHPKLPKGKTIALIVLDGWGESAPDEYNCIHTAPTPTMDSLKNGRPDTWTLIKAHGTAVGLPSEDDMGNSEVGHNALGAGRIFAQGAKLCDIALASGKIFDGEGFKYVSESFEKNTLHFVGLLSDGGVHSRLDQLQLLIKGSAERGAKRIRVHILTDGRDVLDGSSVGFVETLEADLAKLRDNGVDAQIASGGGRMYVTLDRYENDWGVVKRGWDAQVLGEAPHKFKNAVEAVKTLRKEPGANDQYLPPFVIVDDAGKAVGPIVDGDAVVTFNFRADRMVMHAKALEYEDFDKFDRVRFPKIRYAGMLEYDGELKLPSRYLVSPPEIDRTSGEYLTHNGVSTFACSETVKFGHVTFFWNGNRSGYFNEKLEQYVEIPSDSGISFNVKPKMKALEIAEKARDAILSGKFDQVRVNLPNSDMVGHTGDIDATVVACEAADVAVKMILDAIEQVKGIYVVTADHGNAEDMVKRDKAGKPALDKEGKLQILTSHTLKPVPIAIGGPGLSEGVRFRKDLETPGLANVAATVMNLHGFVAPADYEPTLIEVVE from the exons ATGGCTTCCAACTCCGCCTGGAAACTAGATGACCACCCCAAGCTCCCCAAGGGCAAAACCATCGCCTTGATCGTGTTAGATGGCTGGGGTGAATCTGCCCCTGATGAGTACAACTGCATCCACACCGCTCCTACTCCCACCATGGATTCTCTTAAAAAC GGACGTCCTGATACATGGACGTTGATCAAAGCCCATGGAACAGCTGTTGGACTCCCTAGTGAAGACGATATGGGAAACAGTGAGGTTGGTCACAATGCTCTCGGTGCTGGTCGTATCTTCGCTCAAGGTGCTAAGCTTTGTGACATTGCTCTTGCTTCCGGCAAAATCTTTGACGGTGAAGGTTTCAAATACGTTTCTGAGTCTTTTGAGAAGAACACTTTGCACTTCGTTGGACTTCTCAGTGACGGTGGAGTCCACTCTCGTCTCGACCAGCTCCAA TTGCTGATCAAGGGTTCTGCTGAACGTGGAGCTAAGAGAATCCGTGTCCATATTCTTACTGATGGTCGTGATGTTTTGGACGGTTCAAGTGTCGGATTCGTGGAGACTCTCGAAGCCGACCTCGCTAAGTTGCGTGATAACGGCGTGGATGCTCAGATTGCGTCTGGTGGAGGCCGCATGTACGTGACTTTGGACCGGTACGAGAACGACTGGGGTGTTGTGAAGCGTGGTTGGGATGCTCAGGTTCTTGGAGAAGCTCCCCACAAGTTCAAAAACGCTGTTGAAGCTGTGAAGACTCTGAGGAAAGAGCCTGGCGCTAATGACCAGTATCTCCCTCCGTTTGTGATCGTTGACGACGCAGGGAAAGCTGTTGGTCCTATCGTGGACGGTGATGCGGTTGTCACGTTCAACTTCAGGGCTGACCGTATGGTTATGCACGCCAAGGCGCTTGAGTACGAGGACTTTGACAAGTTTGACCGCGTGAGGTTCCCAAAGATCCGTTACGCTGGTATGCTTGAGTATGATGGAGAGCTAAAGCTTCCGAGCCGTTACCTTGTTTCTCCCCCGGAGATTGATAGAACCTCTGGTGAATATTTGACTCACAATGGCGTCAGTACTTTTGCTTGCAG TGAGACCGTCAAGTTTGGGCATGTGACGTTCTTCTGGAATGGAAACCGATCAGGATATTTCAACGAGAAACTGGAGCAGTATGTTGAAATCCCAAGTGACAGTGGAATCTCATTCAATGTCAAGCCAAAGATGAAGGCATTGGAGATTGCTGAGAAGGCGAGGGACGCGATTCTAAGTGGCAAGTTTGATCAGGTGCGAGTTAACTTGCCAAACAGTGATATGGTTGGACATACAGGTGACATTGACGCCACGGTTGTTGCTTGCGAGGCTGCAGATGTTGCTGTCAAG ATGATCCTAGATGCAATTGAACAAGTGAAAGGTATTTACGTTGTGACTGCTGATCACGGAAACGCAGAAGACATGGTTAAGAGGGATAAGGCTGGAAAGCCTGCTTTGGATAAAGAAGGGAAGCTTCAGATTCTAACCTCCCACACTCTCAAGCCA GTGCCAATTGCCATTGGAGGACCAGGATTGTCTGAAGGAGTGAGGTTCCGCAAGGATCTGGAGACACCAGGACTTGCCAATGTAGCTGCTACCGTGATGAACCTCCATGGATTTGTGGCTCCCGCTGACTACGAGCCCACCCTCATTGAAGTTGTGGAGTAG
- the BNAA08G26120D gene encoding uncharacterized protein BNAA08G26120D encodes MNESSSWSIYSARDGESEGPWRSSTSMSAISFGFVATAILVSMFLIMAIFEHLFRPENSSFDSPHRIRQRQNQSSDGSGQFQKLATQASMVPVNMAVDVSIVMPGKNMPSHIALPAPLPCGREGMHSLASPPLASLLV; translated from the exons ATGAACGAATCAAGTTCGTGGAGCATCTACAGTGCCAGAGATGGAGAGAGTGAAGGGCCATGGAGATCTTCTACTTCGATGAGTGCGATCTCCTTTGGATTCGTAGCTACGGCGATACTCGTCTCCATGTTCTTGATAATGGCCATCTTCGAGCATCTCTTCAGGCCTGAGAATTCTAGTTTTGATTCACCACATCGGATCAGACAACGACAGAACCAGAGCAGTGATGGGTCCGGTCAGTTCCAGAAACTTGCTACTCAAGCATCCATG GTTCCGGTGAACATGGCGGTGGATGTATCGATAGTGATGCCGGGAAAGAATATGCCGTCGCACATAGCTTTGCCGGCTCCTTTACCTTGTGGAAGAGAAGGCATGCATTCGTTGGCTTCTCCACCTCTAGCATCTCTGCTAGTATAa
- the LOC106346250 gene encoding cell division cycle 5-like protein, which produces MRIMIKGGVWKNTEDEILKAAVMKYGKNQWARISSLLVRKSAKQCKARWYEWLDPSIKKTEWTREEDEKLLHLAKLLPTQWRTIAPIVGRTPSQCLERYEKLLDAACTKDESYEAADDPRKLRPGEIDPNPESKPARPDPVDMDEDEKEMLSEARARLANTRGKKAKRKAREKQLEEARRLASLQKRRELKAAGIGGRHKNRKRKGIDYNAEIPFEKRAPAGFYDTADEDRPADQVKFPTTIEDLEGRRRADVEAQLRRQDVARNKIAERRDAPAAILQANKLNDPEAVRKRSKLMLPPPQISDHELEEIAKMGYASDLLAENEELTEGSAATRALLANYSQTPRQGMTPMRTPQRTPAGKGDAIMMEAENLARLRDSQTPLLGGDNPELHPSDFTGVTPRKKEIQTPNPMLTPSMTPSMTPGGAGLTPRLGLTPSRDGSSFAMTPRGTPFRDELHINEDMDMHESAKLERQRREEARRSLRSGLTGLPQPRNEYQIVAQPPPEENEEPEEKIEEDMSDKIAREKAEEEARQQALLRKRSKVLQRDLPRPPAASLELVKNSLLSANGDKSSVVPPTPEEVADELVRKELLQLLEHDNAKYPLDEKAEKKKGVKNRANSSGSQVSAIEDFEENELVEADKMIKEEAQFLCVAMGNENKTLDDFVKAHDDCVKDLMYFPTRNAYGPASVAVKAEKVAALQVEMENARKKMEEDEKKAEHMKAKYKTYTKGHEKRAETVWSQIEASLKHIEIGGTEVECFKALKRQEEMAASFRKKNLEEEVVKQKETERKLQARYGELLSTLEKAEEIMVGFRAQALKQADVEDSHNLKEAKLATGEEEDVAIFTEASS; this is translated from the exons ATGAGGATTATGATCAAGGGAGGTGTGTGGAAGAACACCGAAGATGAGATCCTCAAAGCCGCCGTGATGAAGTACGGCAAGAACCAATGGGCTCGGATCTCGTCTCTCCTTGTCCGCAAGTCTGCTAAACAGTGTAAAGCTCGTTGGTACGAATGGCTCGATCCTTCTATCAAAAAG ACTGAATGGActagagaagaagatgagaagcTTCTCCATCTTGCGAAGCTATTACCTACTCAGTGGAGAACTATTGCTCCTATTGTGGGGCGTACACCGTCTCAGTGCCTTGAGAGGTACGAGAAGCTTCTTGACGCAGCGTGCACTAAGGACGAGAGTTACGAAGCAGCGGATGATCCGAGGAAGCTGCGTCCTGGTGAGATCGATCCTAATCCGGAATCGAAGCCTGCAAGGCCTGATCCGGTGGATATGGACGAAGACGAGAAAGAAATGCTTTCTGAAGCGAGGGCGAGGTTGGCTAACACTAGGGGGAAGAAGGCTAAGAGGAAAGCTAGAGAGAAGCAGCTCGAGGAAGCGAGGAGGCTTGCTTCTCTGCAGAAGAGGAGAGAGTTGAAGGCTGCTGGGATTGGTGGAAGGCATAAGAATAGGAAGCGGAAGGGGATTGATTATAATGCGGAGATTCCTTTTGAGAAGAGGGCGCCTGCGGGGTTTTATGATACTGCTGATGAAGATCGTCCTGCTGATCAAGTGAAGTTTCCGACGACTATTGAGGATCTTGAAGGGAGAAGAAGAGCTGATGTGGAAGCGCAGTTGCGCAGACAAGATGTTGCGAGGAACAAAATTGCTGAGAGAAGGGATGCTCCAGCAGCTATATTGCAAGCGAATAAGCTGAATGATCCTGAAGCTGTTAGGAAGAGGTCGAAGCTAATGTTACCACCGCCGCAGATTTCAGATCACGAGTTAGAGGAGATTGCAAAGATGGGGTACGCTAGCGACCTTCTTGCGGAGAACGAGGAGCTAACGGAAGGCAGTGCTGCTACTCGTGCGCTTTTGGCGAATTACTCACAAACACCAAGGCAAGGGATGACGCCCATGAGGACGCCACAAAGAACTCCTGCTGGTAAAGGTGATGCTATTATGATGGAAGCAGAGAATCTGGCTAGGTTGAGAGACTCTCAGACACCTTTGCTAGGAGGAGATAATCCTGAGTTGCACCCTTCTGACTTTACTGGGGTCACTCCTAGGAAGAAAGAGATTCAAACGCCTAATCCGATGCTGACTCCTTCAATGACTCCTTCGATGACTCCTGGTGGTGCTGGCCTTACTCCCAGACTTGGCTTGACGCCATCAAGGGATGGGTCTTCTTTTGCTATGACACCTAGAGGTACTCCCTTCAGGGATGAACTTCACATAAATGAAGACATGGACATGCACGAGAGCGCTAAACTCGAGAGGCAGAGACGAGAGGAAGCTAGAAGGAGCTTACGCTCTGGACTTACCGGGCTTCCTCAGCCAAGGAACGAGTACCAGATAGTTGCACAACCTCCTCCGGAGGAAAATGAAGAGCCAGAAGAGAAAATTGAGGAAGACATGTCAGACAAGATAGCTAGAGAAAAGGCTGAGGAGGAAGCGAGACAGCAGGCACTACTTAGGAAAAGGTCCAAGGTGTTGCAGAGAGATCTTCCTAGACCTCCAGCAGCTTCGTTAGAACTAGTTAAGAACTCGTTGCTTTCAGCCAACGGAGACAAAAGTTCTGTTGTTCCTCCTACTCCAGAAGAGGTTGCAGATGAATTGGTAAGAAAGGAGCTTCTACAGTTATTGGAGCATGATAATGCAAAGTATCCTCTTGATGAGAAAGCTGAGAAAAAGAAAGGAGTCAAGAACCGTGCTAACAGTTCTGGTTCTCAAGTTTCTGCAATTGAAGACTTTGAGGAAAATGAACTCGTAGAG GCTGACAAAATGATAAAGGAGGAGGCGCAGTTTCTTTGCGTGGCAATGGGAAACGAGAACAAGACACTTGACGATTTCGTAAAAGCTCACGATGATTGCGTGAAGGATCTCATGTACTTCCCCACTCGTAATGCTTACGGACCCGCAAGTGTTGCTGTGAAGGCAGAGAAAGTTGCAGCTTTGCAAGTAGAGATGGAGAATGCGAGAAAAAAGATGGaggaagatgagaaaaaggcagAACACATGAAGGCTAAGTATAAAACTTATACAAAGGGTCACGAG AAACGGGCAGAGACCGTGTGGAGCCAAATAGAGGCGAGTTTGAAGCATATTGAGATTGGTGGAACAGAAGTAGAGTGCTTTAAAGCATTGAAGAGGCAAGAAGAGATGGCTGCGTCTTTCAGGAAGAAGAACCTGGAGGAAGAAGTGGTAAAGCAAAAGGAGACGGAGCGGAAACTGCAAGCGCGCTATGGGGAGCTGTTGTCAACGCTTGAAAAAGCAGAAGAGATAATGGTCGGGTTCCGAGCACAAGCATTGAAACAAGCGGACGTTGAAGATTCTCACAATCTGAAAGAAGCTAAGCTAGCCACTGGAGAGGAAGAGGACGTTGCCATATTCACGGAAGCTTCTTCTTAA
- the LOC106362382 gene encoding phosphoribosylamine--glycine ligase, chloroplastic isoform X1 has protein sequence MSLCTSNLHPSSSSSLNLFSNNNISPKPFLNSLRFATSTSSSSFVAPLKLSTTNHALSSRLPSNRIQSRQLWLRCATSESEPSVSVAPGGNGSAVSAEERVIVLVIGTGGREHALCHALKRSPSCNSVLCAPGNPGITSSGDAACVPDLDVSDSSAVISFCRKHNVGLVVVGPEVPLVAGLANDLVSAGILTFGPSSQAAALEGSKNFMKDLCRKYNIPTAKYKTFSDATAAKEYIQEQGVPIVIKADGLAAGKGVTVAMELEEAFEAVDSMLVQGVFGSAGCQVIVEEFLEGEEASFFALVDGENAIPLESAQDHKRVGDGDTGPNTGGMGAYSPAPVLTKELEGVVMETIIHPTVKGMVEEGCKFVGVLFAGLMIEKKSGLPKLIEFNVRFGDPECQVLMMRLESDLAKVLLAACRGELKGVTLDWSRDSAMVVVMASRGYPGAYEKGTIIRNLEEAERVAPGVKVFHAGTGLDEEGNVVASGGRVLGVTAKGRDLEEARERAYMAVGKINWPGGFFRSDIGWRALLQKQVASKD, from the exons ATGTCGTTGTGTACATCTAATCTCcatccttcttcatcttcttctctcaaTCTCTTCTCCAACAATAACATCTCCCCAAAACCCTTTCTCAACTCTCTCCGATTCGCCACCTctacttcctcttcttccttcgtTGCTCCTCTCAAACTCTCCACCACCAATCACGCCCTCAGCTCTCGTCTCCCTTCAAACCGTATCCAAAGCCGCCAACTTTGGCTTCGTTGCGCCACGTCAGAGTCCGAGCCGTCTGTTTCAGTTGCTCCCGGCGGTAACGGCAGCGCTG TGTCTGCAGAAGAGAGAGTGATAGTTCTCGTAATCGGTACCGGAGGGAGAGAACACGCCCTTTGTCACGCCTTGAAACGCTCTCCTTCCTGCAACTCTGTGCTATGCGCGCCTGGAAACCCCGGAATCACGAGCTCCGGAGACGCTGCTTGCGTACCTGACCTCGACGTTTCAGACAGCTCAGCTGTCATCTCTTTCTGTCGAAAACATAATGTGGGTTTAGTGGTTGTTGGTCCTGAAGTGCCTCTTGTTGCCGGTTTGGCTAACGACCTGGTTAGCGCCGGTATCCTCACCTTTGGACCTTCTTCTCAAGCTGCTGCTTTGGAAGGTTCCAAGAACTTTATGAAGGATCTTTGCCGCAAGTACAATATCCCTACTGCTAAG TATAAAACATTTTCTGATGCCACTGCTGCGAAAGAATACATTCAAGAGCAAGGTGTACCGATCGTGATCAAAGCAGACGGATTAGCAGCTGGGAAAGGAGTCACTGTCGCCATGGAGCTAGAGGAGGCTTTCGAAGCTGTTGACTCCATGCTGGTGCAAGGTGTGTTTGGCTCTGCAGGGTGTCAGGTGATAGTGGAGGAGTTTCTAGAGGGAGAAGAAGCTTCCTTCTTTGCGCTTGTGGATGGAGAAAACGCCATTCCTCTAGAATCTGCTCAGGACCACAAGAGGGTTGGAGATGGAGACACCGGTCCTAACACAGGAGGGATGGGAGCTTATTCCCCAGCTCCTGTCTTGACCAAGGAGCTGGAGGGTGTGGTGATGGAGACTATAATCCATCCTACTGTTAAAGGAATGGTTGAAGAAGGATGTAAGTTCGTTGGCGTTCTGTTTGCTGGTCTCATGATTGAGAAGAAGTCCGGTTTACCTAAGCTGATTGAGTTCAATGTCCGGTTTGGAGATCCAGAATGTCAG GTACTGATGATGCGTCTAGAGTCTGACTTAGCTAAAGTTTTGCTAGCGGCTTGTAGAGGAGAGCTAAAGGGTGTGACGCTGGACTGGTCTAGAGATTCAGCAATGGTGGTTGTAATGGCGAGCAGAGGCTACCCCGGTGCTTACGAGAAAGGAACGATCATTAGAAACCTTGAGGAAGCTGAGAGGGTTGCTCCAGGAGTTAAAGTTTTTCATGCGGGAACGGGTCTTGATGAAGAAGGGAACGTTGTGGCGAGTGGGGGACGTGTTCTTGGTGTCACGGCGAAGGGTAGAGACTTGGAAGAGGCGCGAGAAAGAGCGTATATGGCGGTAGGGAAGATCAACTGGCCTGGAGGTTTCTTTAGGAGTGATATTGGTTGGAGAGCGCTTCTACAGAAACAAGTAGCTTCAAAGGACTGA
- the LOC106362383 gene encoding COBRA-like protein 6 — protein MLKLLFAVTTILFTIAPSTHGFDPLDPYGEMIIKWDLLQSSPGHHTVLVKIENKQEYRHVEKPGWKLSWHWVNKTVIWDMRGAETTEQGNCSAFAASETLPHCCLRRPTIVDLLPGAPFNMQVSNCCRGGVLTSMSQDRINYVSAFHMTIGSFPDDDPGEFTMPYDFDIGVPGYTCGNATSVDPTKYSTDKGRRKTQALATWEAECVYSQTKSSQSPKCCVSLSAFYYQNIVPCPTCSCGCSSSNCVKPGEMPPILEQKHDPHVEVSPLVQCTKHMCPIHIHWHVKVNYKKYWRVKITATNLNTMKNYSDWNLVVLHPNLNNVTQVFSFNYKPMTPLHKSINDTGMFWGLKFYNDVLLQAGEFGNVQTEILLEKDMGSFTFKDGWGFPRRILFNGDECVMPSPDDYPRLPNSASSSSGVSSIVTFLLCFFLLLV, from the exons ATGCTAAAGCTTTTGTTTGCCGTCACTACCATCCTCTTCACAATCGCACCATCCACAC ATGGGTTCGACCCCTTGGATCCATATGGTGAAATGATCATCAAATGGGATCTTCTTCAATCATCACCTGGCCATCACACA GTACTAGTAAAAATAGAGAACAAGCAAGAGTACCGCCACGTGGAGAAGCCAGGATGGAAGCTGAGTTGGCATTGGGTAAACAAAACAGTGATATGGGACATGAGAGGAGCTGAGACGACGGAGCAAGGAAACTGCTCAGCCTTTGCCGCCAGCGAAACACTCCCTCACTGCTGTCTCAGGCGACCAACCATCGTCGACCTTCTTCCCGGAGCTCCTTTCAACATGCAAGTCTCCAATTGCTGCCGTGGAGGTGTCTTGACTTCTATGTCTCAGGACCGCATCAACTACGTCTCTGCTTTCCACATGACCATCGGAAGCTTTCCTGATGATGACCCTGGAGAGTTCACTATGCCTTATGATTTTGATATAGGTGTCCCTGGTTATACCTGCGGCAATGCCACGTCCGTGGACCCTACTAAGTATAGTACTGATAAGGGTCGACGCAAAACACAAGCTCTAG CAACATGGGAGGCAGAGTGCGTGTACTCTCAGACTAAGTCATCACAATCACCAAAATGCTGCGTTTCACTCTCTGCTTTCTACTACCAAAACATTGTTCCTTGCCCTACATGTAGCTGCGGCTGCTCGAGTTCCAATTGCGTCAA GCCTGGTGAGATGCCGCCAATTTTGGAACAGAAACATGATCCACATGTGGAAGTATCTCCTCTGGTGCAGTGTACGAAACATATGTGTCCCATCCACATACACTGGCATGTCAAAGTGAACTATAAAAAGTATTGGAGGGTTAAGATCACAGCAACGAATCTCAATACGATGAAGAATTACTCTGACTGGAACTTAGTGGTGCTTCATCCAAACTTGAATAACGTTACACAAGTCTTCAGCTTTAACTACAAACCCATGACACCTCTTCACAAAAGCATCA ATGACACAGGGATGTTTTGGGGACTCAAGTTTTACAATGATGTTTTGCTGCAAGCAGGAGAGTTTGGAAATGTGCAAACAGAGATATTGCTAGAGAAAGATATGGGGAGCTTCACTTTCAAAGACGGTTGGGGTTTTCCAAGGAGAATCTTGTTCAATGGAGATGAATGTGTTATGCCTTCTCCTGATGATTATCCGAGGCTCCCCAactctgcttcttcttcctctggtgTTTCTAGCATTGTTACATTCTTACTATGTTTTTTCCttttgcttgtttga
- the LOC106362382 gene encoding phosphoribosylamine--glycine ligase, chloroplastic isoform X2 yields MSLCTSNLHPSSSSSLNLFSNNNISPKPFLNSLRFATSTSSSSFVAPLKLSTTNHALSSRLPSNRIQSRQLWLRCATSESEPSVSVAPGGNGSAEERVIVLVIGTGGREHALCHALKRSPSCNSVLCAPGNPGITSSGDAACVPDLDVSDSSAVISFCRKHNVGLVVVGPEVPLVAGLANDLVSAGILTFGPSSQAAALEGSKNFMKDLCRKYNIPTAKYKTFSDATAAKEYIQEQGVPIVIKADGLAAGKGVTVAMELEEAFEAVDSMLVQGVFGSAGCQVIVEEFLEGEEASFFALVDGENAIPLESAQDHKRVGDGDTGPNTGGMGAYSPAPVLTKELEGVVMETIIHPTVKGMVEEGCKFVGVLFAGLMIEKKSGLPKLIEFNVRFGDPECQVLMMRLESDLAKVLLAACRGELKGVTLDWSRDSAMVVVMASRGYPGAYEKGTIIRNLEEAERVAPGVKVFHAGTGLDEEGNVVASGGRVLGVTAKGRDLEEARERAYMAVGKINWPGGFFRSDIGWRALLQKQVASKD; encoded by the exons ATGTCGTTGTGTACATCTAATCTCcatccttcttcatcttcttctctcaaTCTCTTCTCCAACAATAACATCTCCCCAAAACCCTTTCTCAACTCTCTCCGATTCGCCACCTctacttcctcttcttccttcgtTGCTCCTCTCAAACTCTCCACCACCAATCACGCCCTCAGCTCTCGTCTCCCTTCAAACCGTATCCAAAGCCGCCAACTTTGGCTTCGTTGCGCCACGTCAGAGTCCGAGCCGTCTGTTTCAGTTGCTCCCGGCGGTAACGGCAGCGCTG AAGAGAGAGTGATAGTTCTCGTAATCGGTACCGGAGGGAGAGAACACGCCCTTTGTCACGCCTTGAAACGCTCTCCTTCCTGCAACTCTGTGCTATGCGCGCCTGGAAACCCCGGAATCACGAGCTCCGGAGACGCTGCTTGCGTACCTGACCTCGACGTTTCAGACAGCTCAGCTGTCATCTCTTTCTGTCGAAAACATAATGTGGGTTTAGTGGTTGTTGGTCCTGAAGTGCCTCTTGTTGCCGGTTTGGCTAACGACCTGGTTAGCGCCGGTATCCTCACCTTTGGACCTTCTTCTCAAGCTGCTGCTTTGGAAGGTTCCAAGAACTTTATGAAGGATCTTTGCCGCAAGTACAATATCCCTACTGCTAAG TATAAAACATTTTCTGATGCCACTGCTGCGAAAGAATACATTCAAGAGCAAGGTGTACCGATCGTGATCAAAGCAGACGGATTAGCAGCTGGGAAAGGAGTCACTGTCGCCATGGAGCTAGAGGAGGCTTTCGAAGCTGTTGACTCCATGCTGGTGCAAGGTGTGTTTGGCTCTGCAGGGTGTCAGGTGATAGTGGAGGAGTTTCTAGAGGGAGAAGAAGCTTCCTTCTTTGCGCTTGTGGATGGAGAAAACGCCATTCCTCTAGAATCTGCTCAGGACCACAAGAGGGTTGGAGATGGAGACACCGGTCCTAACACAGGAGGGATGGGAGCTTATTCCCCAGCTCCTGTCTTGACCAAGGAGCTGGAGGGTGTGGTGATGGAGACTATAATCCATCCTACTGTTAAAGGAATGGTTGAAGAAGGATGTAAGTTCGTTGGCGTTCTGTTTGCTGGTCTCATGATTGAGAAGAAGTCCGGTTTACCTAAGCTGATTGAGTTCAATGTCCGGTTTGGAGATCCAGAATGTCAG GTACTGATGATGCGTCTAGAGTCTGACTTAGCTAAAGTTTTGCTAGCGGCTTGTAGAGGAGAGCTAAAGGGTGTGACGCTGGACTGGTCTAGAGATTCAGCAATGGTGGTTGTAATGGCGAGCAGAGGCTACCCCGGTGCTTACGAGAAAGGAACGATCATTAGAAACCTTGAGGAAGCTGAGAGGGTTGCTCCAGGAGTTAAAGTTTTTCATGCGGGAACGGGTCTTGATGAAGAAGGGAACGTTGTGGCGAGTGGGGGACGTGTTCTTGGTGTCACGGCGAAGGGTAGAGACTTGGAAGAGGCGCGAGAAAGAGCGTATATGGCGGTAGGGAAGATCAACTGGCCTGGAGGTTTCTTTAGGAGTGATATTGGTTGGAGAGCGCTTCTACAGAAACAAGTAGCTTCAAAGGACTGA
- the LOC106362385 gene encoding shaggy-related protein kinase kappa-like: MASSGLGNGVGSSRSAKGGKTSSSSVDWLTRDLVEMRIRDKVVTDDERDSEPDIIDGAGTEPGHVIRTTVRGRDGHSRQTVSYIPEHVVGTGSFGTVFQAKCRETGEIVAIKKVLQDKRYKNRELQIMQMLDHPNVVALKHSFFSRTDNEEVYLNLVLEFVPETVNRAARSYSRMNQLMPLIYVKLYTYQICRALAYIHNCCGLCHRDIKPQNLLVNPHTHQLKICDFGSAKLLVKGEPNISYICSRYYRAPELIFGASEYTTAIDIWSTGCVMAELLLGQPLFPGESGVDQLVEIIKVLGTPTREEIKCMNPNYTEFKFPQIKPHPWHKVFQKRLPPEAVDLLCRFFQYSPNLRCTALEACIHPLFDELRDPNTRLPNGRPLPPLFNFKPQELSGIPSEIVNRLVPEHARKQNLFMALDA; this comes from the exons ATGGCTTCCTCTGGACTGGGAAACGGAGTAGGCAGTTCGAGATCTGCCAAAGGTGGTAAGACTTCTTCTAGTTCAGTCGATTGGTTGACTAGAGATTTGGTTGAGATGAGGATAAGGGACAAAGTAGTAACTGATGATGAGAGG GATAGTGAACCAGATATAATTGATGGGGCTGGTACTGAACCTGGACATGTGATCAGAACCACAGTCCGTGGACGAGATGGTCATTCAAGACAG ACAGTCAGTTACATACCAGAACATGTAGTTGGTACTGGTTCATTTGGCACCGTTTTCCAA GCCAAGTGTAGGGAGACTGGGGAGATTGTTGCCATCAAGAAGGTTCTACAAGACAAGCGTTACAAGAACAGGGAGCTACAAATTATGCAGATGCTAGACCACCCCAATGTCGTTGCTTTGAAGCATAGCTTCTTCTCGAGAACGGATAATGAAGAGGTTTATTTGAATCTTGTCCTTGAGTTTGTGCCTGAGACTGTCAACCGTGCTGCGAGAAGTTACAGTAGGATGAATCAGCTGATGCCATTGATATACGTTAAACTCTACACCTATCAG ATTTGCAGGGCGCTTGCTTACATCCATAATTGTTGTGGTCTTTGTCACCGTGATATTAAGCCTCAAAACCTGCTA GTGAACCCACATACGCATCAGCTAAAAATCTGTGATTTCGGGAGTGCAAAATTGTTG GTGAAAGGAGAACCCAATATATCTTACATCTGCTCCAGATACTATCGTGCTCCAGAGCTCATTTTTGGCGCCAGCGAATACACAACTGCAATTGATATATGGTCCACTGGTTGTGTGATGGCCGAATTGCTTCTTGGACAg CCTCTGTTTCCTGGTGAAAGCGGAGTCGATCAGCTTGTTGAAATCATTAAG GTTTTAGGCACACCAACAAGGGAGGAAATCAAGTGTATGAATCCAAACTATACAGAATTTAAATTTCCCCAGATAAAACCTCACCCATGGCACAAG GTCTTTCAAAAGCGTTTACCACCAGAAGCAGTTGATCTTCTATGTAGGTTCTTCCAGTATTCCCCTAATTTGAGATGCACAGCT ctGGAAGCTTGTATTCACCCGTTGTTTGATGAGCTAAGGGACCCAAACACTCGTCTTCCCAATGGCCGGCCACTTCCTCCGCTTTTCAACTTCAAACCTCAAG AGCTATCTGGCATCCCTTCAGAAATAGTGAACCGGCTTGTCCCAGAGCATGCCCGTAAGCAGAACTTGTTCATGGCTTTGGACGCCTAA